From the genome of Egibacteraceae bacterium, one region includes:
- a CDS encoding amino acid ABC transporter substrate-binding protein — protein sequence MRKATLKMWPLVLALALLASACNGGGAEPEPGLPDDGEDVGLGEGQDTQTDRGNGKLAQVRERGELICGINDVVPGFGFIGEDGEPEGFDVDLCRAIAAAVLGDAEAVQFRPVAVAERFTTLQADEIDVLSRNTTWTAARDGTEGAAFVTTTYYDGQGMMVRAADGFGSIDDMQNTVICTLEGTTTELNLATRFAGIPYEPATFSDTEDIQEAFIADACDGWTSDLSQLAARRAVFPEEAGGPESLVIFDEVFSKEPLGPAVADGDQEWFDVVNWTVIGLIQAEEFGITSDNLAEFDDTENLDIRRFLGLPGIEGEDEGVVFDPGLGLDTDFNRTVIEQVGNYGELFERHLGPDTPLGLERGTNALWTDGGLLYAPPYR from the coding sequence ATGCGCAAAGCAACCCTGAAGATGTGGCCGCTCGTACTCGCCCTCGCACTGCTCGCCTCGGCGTGCAACGGCGGCGGCGCCGAGCCGGAGCCGGGCCTACCCGACGACGGAGAGGACGTCGGCCTCGGCGAGGGGCAGGACACGCAGACCGACCGGGGCAACGGCAAGCTCGCGCAGGTCCGTGAGCGCGGCGAGCTCATCTGCGGCATCAACGACGTCGTCCCGGGCTTCGGGTTCATCGGCGAGGACGGGGAGCCCGAGGGCTTCGACGTCGACCTCTGCCGGGCCATCGCGGCCGCCGTCCTCGGTGACGCCGAAGCCGTGCAGTTCCGGCCCGTGGCCGTGGCCGAGCGCTTCACGACGCTGCAGGCCGACGAGATCGACGTGCTGTCGCGCAACACGACCTGGACGGCCGCCCGTGACGGCACCGAGGGCGCCGCTTTCGTGACCACGACCTACTACGACGGCCAGGGGATGATGGTCCGCGCCGCTGACGGCTTCGGATCGATCGACGACATGCAGAACACCGTCATCTGCACCCTCGAGGGCACGACCACCGAGCTCAACCTCGCTACCCGCTTCGCCGGTATCCCCTACGAGCCGGCCACGTTCAGCGACACCGAGGACATCCAGGAGGCGTTCATCGCCGACGCCTGCGACGGGTGGACGTCCGACCTGAGCCAGCTCGCGGCGCGGCGCGCGGTGTTCCCCGAGGAGGCCGGTGGCCCGGAGTCGCTCGTCATCTTCGACGAGGTCTTCTCGAAGGAGCCGCTTGGCCCGGCCGTCGCCGACGGAGACCAGGAGTGGTTCGACGTCGTCAACTGGACGGTGATCGGGCTCATCCAGGCCGAGGAGTTCGGCATCACGTCGGACAACCTCGCCGAGTTCGACGACACGGAGAACCTCGACATCCGCCGGTTCCTGGGGTTGCCGGGCATCGAGGGCGAGGACGAGGGCGTCGTGTTCGACCCGGGTCTCGGCCTCGACACCGACTTCAACCGCACGGTGATCGAGCAGGTCGGCAACTACGGTGAGCTCTTCGAGCGCCACCTCGGGCCCGACACGCCGTTGGGTCTCGAGCGTGGCACGAACGCGCTCTGGACCGACGGTGGTCTGCTCTACGCACCTCCCTACCGCTAG
- a CDS encoding fused MFS/spermidine synthase, whose translation MPAFAAGLVVFATSAAVLVLEILAARLLAPYVGVTLQTYTGIIGTVLAGIAVGSWYGGRLADRVDPRRLLGPMVLIGGVLALAAVPAVTFFGSALAGGGGPLVIIILSLAGFFAPAAVLSAVTPTVVKLQLASLDETGEVVGRLSALGTAGAIFGTFATGFLLVAAWPSRPIVVGLGGLLVLGGLGLWWWLAPQREQFPAPLVMLAVVAGGLALLLPSPCDFESAYFCARVDAAEDRDSGRVLVLDRLRHSYVDLDDPRHLGFGYTQVFADVIDASTAPREPVAALHIGGGGFSMPRYLAAERPGSDSLVLELDPMLVAVARNELGLQTGPDLRVETGDARLGVAAQPAARWDVVIGDAFGGLAVPWHLTTAEFVHDVRATLRPGGVYMINVIDFPPSRFARAEAATLAAVFDHVALVAPLRRILGAEGGNFVLVGSDAPIDAEAIRREIDARGGDEEVVTGSRYEEFVGSARVLTDDHAPVDQLLTPHPQ comes from the coding sequence ATGCCTGCCTTTGCCGCCGGCTTGGTCGTGTTCGCCACCTCCGCGGCGGTGCTCGTGCTCGAGATCCTCGCCGCGCGGCTGCTCGCGCCGTACGTGGGAGTGACGCTGCAGACCTACACGGGGATCATCGGCACGGTCCTCGCGGGCATCGCGGTCGGCAGCTGGTACGGCGGCAGGCTCGCCGACCGCGTCGACCCCCGACGACTGCTCGGACCCATGGTGCTGATCGGCGGGGTGCTCGCCCTGGCGGCCGTGCCGGCGGTCACGTTCTTCGGCTCCGCCCTGGCAGGCGGCGGCGGCCCGCTCGTCATCATCATCCTGTCGCTGGCGGGATTCTTCGCGCCCGCCGCGGTGCTGTCGGCGGTCACCCCGACGGTCGTGAAGCTCCAGCTGGCAAGTCTCGACGAGACGGGGGAGGTCGTCGGTCGCCTGTCGGCCCTCGGCACGGCGGGCGCCATCTTCGGCACGTTCGCCACCGGCTTCCTGCTTGTCGCCGCCTGGCCCAGCCGGCCGATCGTCGTGGGCCTCGGCGGGCTGCTCGTCCTCGGTGGGCTCGGCCTCTGGTGGTGGCTTGCTCCCCAGCGCGAGCAGTTCCCCGCTCCCCTCGTGATGCTCGCCGTCGTGGCCGGCGGGCTGGCCCTGCTCCTGCCGAGCCCCTGCGACTTCGAAAGCGCCTACTTCTGTGCCCGGGTCGACGCCGCGGAGGACCGCGACAGCGGACGCGTGCTCGTCCTCGACCGGCTGCGCCACAGCTACGTCGACCTCGACGACCCCCGCCACCTCGGCTTCGGCTACACCCAGGTCTTCGCCGACGTCATCGACGCGTCCACGGCTCCCCGCGAGCCCGTCGCCGCGCTGCACATCGGCGGCGGGGGGTTCTCGATGCCCCGCTACCTCGCCGCCGAGCGCCCGGGGTCGGACAGCCTCGTGCTCGAGCTCGACCCGATGCTCGTCGCGGTCGCCCGCAACGAGCTCGGCCTGCAGACCGGGCCGGATCTGCGCGTGGAGACCGGCGACGCCCGTCTCGGTGTCGCGGCGCAGCCCGCCGCACGCTGGGACGTCGTGATCGGCGACGCCTTCGGAGGCCTCGCGGTCCCCTGGCACCTCACCACCGCCGAGTTCGTGCACGACGTCCGGGCGACGCTGCGTCCCGGTGGCGTCTACATGATCAACGTCATCGACTTCCCCCCGTCGCGCTTCGCGCGGGCGGAGGCGGCGACGCTCGCGGCGGTGTTCGACCACGTCGCGCTCGTGGCGCCGCTGCGGCGGATCCTCGGTGCGGAGGGTGGCAACTTCGTGCTCGTCGGCTCGGACGCACCGATCGACGCCGAGGCGATCCGCCGGGAGATCGACGCCCGAGGCGGTGACGAGGAGGTCGTCACGGGCTCGCGCTACGAGGAGTTCGTCGGCAGCGCGCGGGTCCTCACCGACGACCACGCCCCCGTCGACCAGCTCCTCACCCCCCACCCCCAGTAG
- a CDS encoding ABC transporter permease subunit (The N-terminal region of this protein, as described by TIGR01726, is a three transmembrane segment that identifies a subfamily of ABC transporter permease subunits, which specificities that include histidine, arginine, glutamine, glutamate, L-cystine (sic), the opines (in Agrobacterium) octopine and nopaline, etc.), translating to MSRGTGVAGGGEQTAVRQTRPPPWRDVRIIRVVAQVVFLVAVFFFLRFLFTTLMTNMRASGLPTGFAFLDQPTGFDIRGADDFRPSQPIRDALLVGYANTIRVAAIGIALATVVGVLLGIARLSTNWLVRKAAAVYVEAIRNTPVLLIIAFMYFAVVLAALPGIADAVNVFGAMILSTRGIWMVWGEATQPLGPFLAVLGVGLAVAVALGVWRTRLWDETGTPHHRVLWGAGALLLIGGVGYVALGAPIEVTLPTREGRLVTGGIELQPTYGALLAGLVIYTASHIAEIVRGSILAVPKGQTEAAQAIALSGFQRMRYVILPQAARIAVPPVASQYLNLTKNSSLAIFVGYVELTRVTFTAIGNANPAPQLVAILALGYLTLSLFISAIANVVNRSLALKAR from the coding sequence GTGAGCAGGGGGACCGGCGTGGCGGGTGGCGGTGAGCAGACCGCGGTGCGGCAGACCCGCCCGCCGCCGTGGCGCGACGTGCGGATCATCCGGGTCGTCGCGCAGGTGGTGTTCCTCGTCGCGGTCTTCTTTTTCCTGCGCTTCCTCTTCACCACGCTCATGACGAACATGCGGGCTTCGGGCCTGCCGACGGGCTTCGCGTTCCTCGACCAGCCGACGGGCTTCGACATCCGGGGCGCGGACGACTTCCGGCCGTCGCAGCCCATCCGAGACGCCCTGCTCGTGGGCTACGCGAACACCATCCGCGTCGCCGCCATCGGCATCGCCCTCGCCACCGTCGTCGGCGTCCTTCTCGGCATCGCCCGCCTGTCGACGAACTGGCTCGTGCGCAAGGCGGCGGCGGTGTACGTGGAGGCGATCCGCAACACCCCCGTGCTGCTCATCATCGCGTTCATGTACTTCGCGGTCGTGCTCGCGGCGCTGCCCGGCATCGCCGACGCGGTCAACGTCTTCGGCGCGATGATCCTCTCCACGCGCGGAATCTGGATGGTGTGGGGCGAAGCCACCCAGCCGCTCGGCCCGTTCCTCGCCGTCCTCGGCGTGGGCCTCGCCGTGGCCGTCGCCCTCGGCGTCTGGCGCACGCGCCTGTGGGACGAGACGGGCACACCTCACCATCGCGTCCTCTGGGGCGCGGGGGCGCTGCTGCTCATCGGCGGCGTCGGCTACGTCGCGCTCGGCGCCCCGATCGAGGTCACGCTCCCGACCCGGGAGGGACGCCTCGTGACGGGCGGCATCGAGCTTCAACCGACCTACGGGGCGCTGCTCGCCGGGCTTGTCATCTACACGGCGAGCCACATCGCGGAGATCGTCCGCGGTTCGATCCTCGCGGTGCCGAAGGGCCAGACCGAGGCGGCGCAGGCCATCGCCTTGTCCGGGTTCCAGCGCATGCGCTACGTCATCCTGCCGCAGGCGGCCCGCATCGCCGTCCCGCCGGTCGCGAGCCAGTACCTGAACCTCACGAAGAACTCCTCGCTGGCCATCTTCGTCGGCTACGTCGAGCTCACCCGGGTGACGTTCACCGCCATCGGCAACGCCAACCCCGCACCGCAGCTCGTCGCCATCCTCGCCCTCGGCTACCTGACGCTCTCGCTGTTCATCTCCGCCATCGCGAACGTCGTGAACCGCTCGCTGGCGTTGAAGGCCCGGTAG
- a CDS encoding glycine--tRNA ligase translates to MSETTTELSPPTDRDLPPAADVGVTVVEADADTTAGSHDTDMATIVELCKRRGLIFQSSEIYGGLRGAWDFGPLGAALKDNVKAAWRRAMVQLRDDVVALDASILMHPRVWEASGHVEGFTDPLVECTSCNRRYRADQMETNKAGEPYCPECGGTRFTAPRAFNLMFRTFVGPTEDTSAQVWLRPETAQAMFVDFAHVQLTSRQKIPFGIAQVGKSFRNEITPRNFIFRVREFEQMEMEFFVRPGSDEAWHDYWIAQRWNWYVGLGMRPQNLRIRPHAADELSHYAKATVDVEYRFPFAWSELEGIANRTDFDLRRHAEFSGKDLSYYDQDRDERYVPYVIEPAAGVDRSALAFLVDAYREETAVSASGKQERRTVLRLHHALAPVKVAVLPLSRNEQLVPTAREVNDVLKPRWMAQYDDAGSIGKRYRRQDEVGTPFCVTVDFQTVEEDRAVTVRDRDSMSQDRVAIDRLTAYLDERLRLG, encoded by the coding sequence ATGAGCGAGACGACCACCGAGCTGAGCCCTCCCACCGACCGCGACCTGCCGCCCGCCGCGGACGTGGGCGTGACGGTGGTCGAGGCCGACGCAGACACCACGGCCGGTTCGCATGACACGGACATGGCCACCATCGTCGAGCTCTGCAAGCGCCGCGGCCTCATCTTCCAGTCCTCGGAGATCTACGGCGGGCTCCGGGGCGCCTGGGACTTCGGCCCGCTCGGTGCGGCCCTGAAGGACAACGTCAAGGCGGCGTGGAGGCGGGCCATGGTCCAGCTGCGCGACGACGTCGTCGCCCTCGACGCGTCGATCCTCATGCACCCGCGGGTGTGGGAGGCGTCAGGCCACGTCGAGGGCTTCACGGACCCCCTCGTCGAGTGCACGTCGTGCAACCGCCGCTACCGCGCGGACCAGATGGAGACGAACAAGGCGGGCGAGCCGTACTGCCCGGAGTGCGGCGGCACGCGGTTCACCGCACCGCGGGCGTTCAACCTCATGTTCCGCACGTTCGTCGGCCCTACCGAGGACACGAGCGCGCAGGTGTGGCTGCGTCCGGAGACGGCGCAGGCCATGTTCGTCGACTTCGCGCACGTCCAGCTCACGAGCCGGCAGAAGATCCCGTTCGGGATCGCGCAGGTCGGGAAGAGCTTCCGCAACGAGATCACGCCGCGCAACTTCATCTTCCGCGTCCGCGAGTTCGAGCAGATGGAGATGGAGTTCTTCGTCCGTCCGGGCAGCGACGAGGCATGGCACGACTACTGGATCGCCCAGCGCTGGAACTGGTACGTCGGTCTCGGCATGCGCCCGCAGAACCTGCGCATCCGTCCCCACGCGGCCGACGAGCTGTCGCACTACGCGAAGGCGACGGTCGACGTCGAGTACCGCTTCCCGTTCGCCTGGTCCGAGCTCGAGGGCATCGCCAACCGCACCGACTTCGACCTGCGCCGCCACGCGGAGTTCAGCGGAAAGGACCTGTCCTACTACGACCAGGACCGCGACGAGCGCTACGTGCCCTACGTCATCGAGCCGGCTGCGGGGGTGGACCGCTCCGCCCTGGCCTTCCTCGTCGACGCGTACCGCGAGGAGACCGCGGTCTCGGCCTCGGGCAAGCAGGAGCGCCGCACGGTCCTGCGCCTGCACCACGCTCTCGCGCCGGTCAAGGTGGCGGTTCTGCCGCTGTCGCGCAACGAGCAGCTCGTGCCGACCGCCCGCGAGGTCAACGACGTGCTGAAGCCACGGTGGATGGCCCAGTACGACGACGCGGGCTCGATCGGCAAGCGCTACCGGCGGCAGGACGAGGTCGGGACGCCGTTCTGCGTGACCGTGGACTTCCAGACGGTCGAGGAGGACCGGGCCGTCACCGTCCGCGACCGCGACTCCATGTCCCAGGACCGCGTCGCGATCGACCGCCTGACCGCCTACCTCGACGAGCGGCTCCGCCTCGGGTAG
- a CDS encoding HD domain-containing protein — MKRLDAVRERTEDLERASLSTWATLASGSKGRDRYEDADRLRTAFQVDRDRVLHARAFRRLKDKTQVVLSLDGGHDRVRLIHTLEVAEVARTIARALRLNEDLVEAIALGHDLGHTPFADAGEDALSVFAEGPFRHNEQSLRVVERLEAGGRGLNLTWEVRDGILNHSPGMPEPATPEGQVVRRADAIASTTHILDDAVRAGLVVPQDLPLDIVGVLGATHEQRVTTLVTDVVATSLDQPEVTMSAPVVEAHRRLEGFLTARVHQRADANAERDRAVHTLRCLAVFYLENPRELPGEHRRGGPLETRVLDFIAGMTDGEALRTFAALFLPGGAGAREPQAGRRRA; from the coding sequence GTGAAGCGGCTCGACGCAGTACGGGAGCGCACTGAGGATCTTGAGCGCGCGAGCCTGTCCACGTGGGCGACGCTCGCGTCGGGGAGCAAGGGCCGGGACCGCTACGAGGACGCCGACCGGTTGCGGACCGCGTTCCAGGTCGACCGTGACCGCGTCCTGCACGCCCGGGCGTTCCGGCGTCTGAAGGACAAGACCCAGGTCGTCCTCTCCCTCGACGGCGGCCATGACCGCGTCCGGCTCATCCACACCCTCGAGGTGGCCGAGGTCGCCCGCACCATCGCTCGGGCACTGCGCCTGAACGAGGACCTCGTCGAGGCCATCGCCCTCGGCCACGATCTCGGCCACACGCCCTTTGCCGACGCGGGCGAGGACGCGTTGTCGGTCTTCGCCGAAGGGCCCTTCCGCCACAACGAGCAGAGCCTGCGGGTCGTCGAGCGCCTCGAAGCCGGCGGGCGCGGGCTCAACCTCACATGGGAGGTTCGCGACGGCATCCTCAACCACAGCCCCGGGATGCCCGAGCCGGCCACGCCCGAGGGACAGGTCGTGCGGCGCGCCGACGCGATCGCCTCCACCACCCACATCCTCGACGATGCGGTCCGCGCGGGGCTCGTGGTCCCGCAGGATCTGCCGCTCGACATCGTGGGGGTGCTCGGCGCCACCCACGAGCAGCGCGTCACGACGCTCGTCACCGACGTCGTGGCCACCTCGCTCGACCAGCCCGAGGTCACGATGAGCGCGCCAGTTGTCGAGGCGCACCGGCGGCTGGAGGGGTTCCTCACCGCCCGCGTCCACCAGCGCGCCGATGCGAACGCCGAGCGCGACAGGGCGGTGCACACCCTGCGCTGCCTCGCGGTCTTCTATCTCGAGAACCCCAGGGAGCTGCCCGGCGAGCACCGCCGGGGTGGGCCGCTTGAGACCCGGGTTCTCGACTTCATCGCGGGGATGACCGACGGCGAGGCGTTGCGCACGTTCGCCGCGCTGTTCCTGCCCGGCGGCGCAGGTGCGCGCGAGCCCCAGGCCGGGCGCCGCCGCGCGTAG
- the recO gene encoding DNA repair protein RecO, translating to MALYREQGIVLRTYKLGEADRIVCLLTQGRGKVRAVAKGVRRPTSRLGGRLEPFSHVDLQLYEGRNLDIVTQVELITPHAAVRADFALSACGSAMAEATDRVAQEGERSNPLFLLLIDGLRALSRPAADPAAMLDAWLLRLAGVAGYHPYLDACAGCGLPGAHSVFHIAAGGLLCPACAPAGARGMDPAAVALLRRLARTDLVDVCLAPHETPVRRTAAALVNSFVTYHLGKPLKSWDLVPR from the coding sequence ATGGCGCTGTACCGCGAGCAGGGCATCGTCCTGCGCACCTACAAGCTCGGCGAGGCGGATCGCATCGTCTGCCTGCTCACGCAGGGGCGGGGCAAGGTCCGGGCCGTCGCGAAGGGGGTGCGCCGGCCGACGTCGCGCCTCGGGGGACGCCTCGAGCCGTTCAGCCACGTCGACCTGCAGCTCTACGAGGGGCGCAACCTCGACATCGTCACGCAGGTCGAGCTCATCACCCCGCACGCGGCGGTGCGGGCGGACTTCGCCCTGTCGGCGTGCGGCTCGGCCATGGCCGAGGCAACCGACCGCGTGGCCCAGGAGGGGGAGCGGTCCAACCCGCTGTTCCTCCTGCTCATCGACGGGCTGCGGGCGCTCTCCCGGCCGGCGGCCGACCCGGCGGCCATGCTCGACGCCTGGCTGCTGCGCCTGGCCGGGGTCGCCGGCTACCACCCCTACCTCGACGCGTGCGCGGGCTGCGGGCTGCCCGGTGCCCACTCGGTGTTCCACATCGCCGCCGGCGGCCTGCTGTGCCCCGCTTGCGCTCCCGCGGGCGCTCGCGGGATGGATCCGGCCGCGGTCGCGCTGCTCCGCCGCCTTGCGCGGACGGACCTCGTCGACGTCTGCCTCGCGCCCCACGAGACCCCGGTGCGCCGTACCGCCGCGGCGCTCGTCAACAGCTTCGTGACCTACCATCTCGGCAAGCCGCTGAAGTCCTGGGACCTCGTCCCACGGTGA
- a CDS encoding amino acid ABC transporter permease, translated as MAETVETPQVEPAEESPVLTEDPLTQPAATPGEWLRANLFSTWYNALFTVVFGAFLGYAFFRLLLFVFVTANWEIVRVNLTTFMVGRFPRGELYRAWVAIGLVSAVSGLGVGVAARRRGRANRVALLRMAAPGIVFVAVLLALTSTATPALMVALSALVALGSRTVGMRLPPRVGRYMPILYVATVFGAYAAFSAGSPMTYNNFQGLLLNVFLAIAAITLCFPFGVLLALGRRSTFPAVRLVCVGYIELIRGVPLITLLLMGATMLGFFVPAGMTRPGQVTRALVAFVLFAGAYVAEDVRGGLQSIPPGQVEAAKAIGLSPLKTTLLIVLPQALRNVIPALVGQFISLTKDTVLVAIIGLTDVLRVARAVTSQPQFAGQGLQAETLLFTGFLLWSICFTMSRASQRLEKRLGVGMR; from the coding sequence GTGGCCGAGACCGTCGAGACACCGCAGGTCGAACCGGCCGAGGAGTCCCCCGTCCTCACCGAGGACCCCCTCACGCAGCCCGCGGCGACGCCCGGCGAGTGGCTGCGGGCCAACCTGTTCAGCACCTGGTACAACGCGCTGTTCACCGTCGTCTTCGGCGCGTTCCTCGGCTACGCCTTCTTCCGCCTGCTCCTGTTCGTCTTCGTGACGGCGAACTGGGAGATCGTCCGGGTGAACCTCACGACGTTCATGGTCGGGCGGTTCCCCCGCGGGGAGCTCTACCGGGCGTGGGTCGCCATCGGCCTGGTGTCGGCCGTATCCGGTCTCGGGGTTGGCGTCGCGGCGCGCCGGCGTGGGCGGGCGAACCGCGTCGCGCTGCTGCGCATGGCCGCCCCGGGGATCGTGTTCGTCGCGGTGCTGCTCGCCCTCACGTCGACGGCGACGCCCGCGCTCATGGTCGCCCTGTCGGCCCTCGTGGCGCTCGGTAGCCGCACCGTGGGCATGCGCCTGCCCCCGCGCGTGGGCCGCTACATGCCGATCCTCTACGTCGCAACCGTGTTCGGCGCCTACGCCGCGTTCTCCGCGGGCAGCCCGATGACCTACAACAACTTCCAGGGCCTGCTGCTCAACGTCTTCCTCGCTATCGCCGCCATCACGCTGTGCTTCCCCTTCGGGGTCCTGCTCGCGCTGGGCCGGCGGTCGACGTTCCCGGCCGTGCGGCTCGTGTGCGTCGGCTACATCGAGCTCATCCGCGGTGTGCCGCTCATCACGCTGCTCCTCATGGGCGCAACGATGCTCGGCTTCTTCGTCCCGGCAGGGATGACCCGGCCCGGCCAGGTCACCCGTGCCCTCGTCGCCTTCGTGCTGTTCGCGGGCGCCTACGTCGCCGAGGACGTCCGCGGCGGCCTGCAGAGCATCCCGCCGGGTCAGGTCGAGGCGGCCAAGGCCATCGGCCTGTCGCCGCTGAAGACGACCCTGCTCATCGTGCTGCCCCAGGCGCTTCGCAACGTGATCCCCGCGCTCGTCGGCCAGTTCATAAGCCTCACGAAGGACACGGTGCTGGTCGCGATCATCGGCCTGACCGACGTCCTGCGCGTCGCGCGCGCCGTGACGAGCCAGCCCCAGTTCGCCGGCCAGGGGCTGCAGGCCGAGACGCTGCTGTTCACGGGCTTTCTCCTCTGGTCGATCTGTTTCACGATGTCGCGGGCGAGCCAGCGCCTGGAGAAGCGACTCGGGGTGGGGATGCGATGA
- a CDS encoding amino acid ABC transporter ATP-binding protein translates to MTETAVPADATRAGGTGDVMISCEGVDKSFGDFQALKDINLAVGRKEVVVVCGPSGSGKSTLIRCINRLEKHDRGRIVVDGVEMSDDLRNIAEIRREVGMVFQQFNLFPHLTVLENVTLGPRQVRRWNKKKANELAMQMLERVRIPEQAPKYPAQLSGGQQQRVAIARALAMQPKAILFDEPTSALDPEMIKEVLDTMQELAESGMTMICVTHEMGFARQVAHRVVFMADGQIVEVGTPEHFFTNPQEERTKLFLSQIL, encoded by the coding sequence ATGACCGAGACGGCTGTTCCCGCCGACGCCACCCGTGCGGGCGGCACGGGCGACGTCATGATCTCCTGCGAGGGGGTCGACAAGTCCTTCGGCGACTTCCAGGCGCTCAAGGACATAAACCTCGCGGTGGGCCGCAAGGAGGTGGTCGTCGTCTGCGGCCCGTCGGGGTCGGGCAAGTCGACGCTCATCCGCTGCATCAACCGTCTCGAGAAGCACGACCGCGGACGCATCGTCGTCGACGGCGTCGAGATGAGCGACGACCTGCGCAACATCGCCGAGATCCGCCGCGAGGTCGGCATGGTGTTCCAGCAGTTCAACCTGTTCCCGCACCTGACCGTGCTCGAGAACGTCACCCTTGGCCCCCGCCAGGTACGCCGGTGGAACAAGAAGAAGGCCAACGAACTGGCCATGCAGATGCTCGAGCGGGTGCGCATCCCCGAGCAGGCGCCCAAGTACCCCGCGCAGCTGTCCGGCGGCCAGCAGCAGCGTGTGGCGATCGCCCGCGCCCTGGCGATGCAGCCGAAGGCCATCCTGTTCGACGAGCCGACGAGCGCCCTCGACCCGGAGATGATCAAAGAGGTCCTCGACACCATGCAAGAGCTCGCCGAGTCGGGGATGACGATGATCTGCGTCACCCACGAGATGGGCTTCGCACGCCAGGTCGCGCACCGGGTCGTTTTCATGGCTGACGGCCAGATCGTCGAGGTCGGCACCCCGGAGCACTTCTTCACCAACCCGCAGGAGGAACGCACGAAGCTGTTCCTGTCCCAGATCCTCTGA
- the uppS gene encoding polyprenyl diphosphate synthase, with protein sequence MSRQPHGLDPDHLPAHVGIIMDGNGRWAGQRGLPRNAGHEAGEAALFDTVEGALEIGLDYLTVYAFSTENWKRPPSEVRWLMNFNRDLLLRRADELDERGVRVRFLGRSGRPVPRRLVEMIEQTEARTAHHTRMTFQVAFNYGGRAELVDAARQVAADAAAGRLRPAKVTAKSLQARLYLPDAPDVDLLIRTSGEQRLSNFLLWQAAYAELVFTDVLWPDFTRRDLFAAIAEYQRRSRRFGRV encoded by the coding sequence GTGAGCCGCCAGCCGCACGGGCTCGACCCCGACCACCTTCCCGCCCACGTCGGGATCATCATGGACGGCAACGGCCGCTGGGCAGGCCAGCGCGGTCTGCCGCGCAACGCCGGGCACGAAGCCGGCGAGGCGGCCCTGTTCGACACCGTCGAGGGCGCGCTGGAGATCGGCCTGGACTACCTCACGGTCTACGCCTTCTCCACCGAGAACTGGAAGCGGCCGCCGTCGGAGGTCCGGTGGTTGATGAACTTCAACCGCGACCTCCTGCTGCGCCGCGCCGACGAGCTCGACGAGCGCGGCGTCCGCGTCCGCTTCCTCGGCCGCAGCGGACGGCCCGTCCCGCGCCGCCTCGTGGAGATGATCGAGCAGACCGAGGCGCGCACCGCCCACCACACGCGCATGACGTTCCAGGTCGCGTTCAACTACGGCGGCCGGGCGGAGCTCGTCGACGCCGCCCGCCAGGTCGCCGCGGACGCCGCCGCCGGCCGCCTGCGGCCCGCCAAGGTCACGGCCAAGTCGCTGCAGGCACGGCTGTACCTCCCCGACGCCCCCGACGTCGACCTGCTCATCCGCACGTCGGGCGAGCAGCGACTGTCGAACTTCCTGCTCTGGCAGGCCGCCTACGCCGAGCTCGTCTTCACCGACGTGCTCTGGCCCGACTTCACCCGCCGCGACCTGTTCGCCGCCATCGCCGAGTACCAGCGCCGAAGCCGTCGGTTCGGTCGCGTGTAG